The following are from one region of the Sardina pilchardus chromosome 4, fSarPil1.1, whole genome shotgun sequence genome:
- the LOC134079198 gene encoding NACHT, LRR and PYD domains-containing protein 3-like codes for MIAVLLTLLLCVIISISKPGVEVVGPDGPVVGVAGEDLVLPCFLRPNTSAVDMDVVWLIEGAIVHHYKRHMDRTENQFPAYSGRTSLFREELQRGNISLKLRAVRLSDANTYRCYIAAQTGTDETAMVLVVEAVGNTPVISNESVGDGSVHLHCESSGWFPEPQLEWLDSQGRTLPAERTMQRFPEGLRVKSTVTVEESKGSRFLCRVTGSGQTRETKIEVPRLLFAHDRHHRAVAVPILLLILLCLCVGGLSAFYQHRGGIGRYKQWVISNFTWAHTSSHLPGKDIKMYTNPIIIRRPRGTDGTAVSKKDSESITLDQLFSPDPGHSPPSVVVLQGHSGYGKSITARKIICDWASGERYAEQFKLVVLLRGRELNVEAQGGWRSLLELISQGGLQKFRLAMEDIVKNDADKVLFIIDGFDELKLSTVRPSTDLPRQPFNRAPPTDIICALLKGCILPESFLLVTTRRTATKKLIELLRQQEQRVTEILGFSGDTVKKYFNKFFESQERADEPYKRVCKNDFLLSSCSTPVLCWMICSILRWSRQGEEQNLVNRTSIFVLFVSVVLKNNGKNMDSKALAKLARDGTWSKQFLFEKVRISGIDQIPLLQRSYANQQVMYCFVHQNIQEFFSALHYITLNEDEMITEVKKLLESVKAAENIHLLPVVRLLFGFSNVKVWRALSEKFNFASTNISSSTDNGDHMSPILNLQKKWILEEAERFILKDVLIFLHWLYELHEKEFVEVALEKWKNLDFSSVALKTIDCWALRYCLQCRSAMAHLNLSNCNLTAGRLKLLEPALSQLNCKELWLDVEDLSDADDVGRLGSALGAGRILRRLRVDNSQLSDQNVQDVLSALEKQKLVGLVHLSVKKVSILTAEMLLNHLHNATATGLMSMKVTGQEDGVYSSLFVEKDSHSLTVGVEHHGSGLSVTTPLSQTDKSDLTEFLTILQGPEQAVWVEALLSSAARSKQVTEINLMGPLQPDLLSRIINTCSNLEEINVSVKKSEDWSLISSLCIRKDPKNMIRLTVGLNTSDIPPLPLMSLSFPTSNLQYFLTIFNPETTAKHQSGNVVDDLVSTLCLEDVELKDVELWIT; via the exons ATGATTGCTGTGTTGCTGACTCTTCTGCTCTGTGTCATCATCTCCATATCGAAACCAG gtgtggaggtggtgggtcCAGATGGTCCTGTAGTTGGTGTGGCTGGTGAAGACCTGGTCCTGCCCTGTTTCCTCAGGCCCAACACCAGCGCAGTGGACATGGATGTGGTGTGGCTGATTGAGGGTGCCATAGTGCATCATTACAAAAGACACATGGACAGGACAGAAAATCAATTCCCTGCATACAGTGGGAGGACAAGTCTGTTCAGAGAGGAACTTCAGAGAGGAAATATCTCACTGAAGCTCAGAGCAGTCAGACTCTCAGACGCAAACACATACCGGTGTTACATCGCAGCTCAGACTGGGACTGATGAGACAGCAATGGTCCTCGTTGTTGAAG CCGTGGGCAACACTCCGGTCATCTCTAATGAGAGTGTGGGAGACGGCAGTGTGCATCTGCACTGTGAATCCTCAGGCTGGTTCCCTGAGCCCCAGCTGGAGTGGCTGGACAGTCAAGGCCGGACTCTCCCAGCTGAACGCACCATGCAGAGATTCCCTGAGGGCCTCAGAGTGAAGAGTACAGTTACTGTGGAGGAGAGCAAGGGcagcaggtttctctgcagagtcaCAGGCTCAGGACAGACCAGAGAAACAAAGATAGAAGTCCCGC GGCTGCTGTTTGCTCATGACAGACATCACCGGGCAGTTGCAGTACCCATCCTGTTACTCATCctgctgtgtttatgtgtgggggGGCTCTCGGCATTTTACCAACACAGAGGAG GCATCGGCCGTTACAAACAGTGGGTTATCTCCAATTTTACATGGGCACACACCTCTTCCCACCTGCCTGGTAAAGATATCAAGATGTACACAAATCCCATCATCATCCGGAGACCCAGAGGAACCGACGGGACTGCTGTCAGCAAGAAGGACTCCGAGAGCATCACTCTGGACCAGCTGTTCAGCCCTGACCCGGGCCACTCGCCTCCCAGTGTGGTCGTCCTCCAGGGGCACTCTGGATACGGCAAGTCCATCACCGCACGGAAGATCATCTGTGACTGGGCGTCTGGGGAGCGATACGCTGAGCAGTTTAAACTGGTGGTTCTCCTGAGGGGTAGAGAGCTGAATGTGGAAGCAcagggaggatggaggagtcTGTTGGAGCTGATCAGTCAGGGCGGTCTCCAGAAGTTCCGGCTGGCCATGGAGGACATTGTGAAGAATGATGCAGACAAGGTGCTGTTCATCATCGATGGGTTTGATGAGCTAAAGCTGTCAACAGTGAGGCCCAGCACCGATCTGCCCAGGCAGCCGTTCAATAGAGCGCCCCCTACAGACATCATCTGTGCACTGCTGAAAGGATGCATCCTGCCTGAGTCCTTCCTTTTGGTCACCACTAGGCGCACTGCTACAAAGAAGCTAATCGAGCTGCTCAGACAACAGGAACAGCGCGTCACTGAGATCCTGGGCTTCTCTGGGGATACAGTAAAAAAGTACTTTAACAAGTTCTTTGAGAGCCAAGAGAGAGCTGATGAACCATATAagcgtgtgtgtaagaatgaCTTCCTACTTTCCTCCTGCTCCACCCCTGTGTTGTGCTGGATGATCTGCTCAATCCTGAGGTGGAGTCGTCAGGGGGAAGAACAGAACCTGGTAAATAGAACGTCCATATTTGTGCTGTTTGTATCAGTTGTTCTGAAGAACAACGGTAAGAATATGGATAGTAAGGCCCTGGCGAAGCTGGCAAGAGATGGAACGTGGAGCAAGCAattcttgtttgaaaaggtgcGCATATCTGGTATTGACCAAATCCCTCTCCTTCAGAGAAGCTATGCAAATCAGCAGGTGATGTACTGTTTTGTGCATCAGAACATTCAGGAGTTCTTCTCAGCTCTGCACTACATCACCTTAAATGAGGATGAGATGATTACAGAAGTGAAGAAGCTGCTAGAGTCCGTGAAAGCTGCTGAAAACATCCATCTACTACCTGTTGTTCGCCTCCTGTTTGGTTTCTCTAATGTAAAAGTGTGGAGAGCACTCTCGGAAAAATTCAATTTCGCCTCCACCAACATTTCATCTTCAACAGACAATGGTGATCATATGTCTCCCATCTTAAATCTgcaaaaaaaatggattttggAAGAGGCTGAGAGATTTATTTTGAAAGACGTGCTAATCTTTCTCCACTGGCTTTACGAGCTCCATGAGAAGGAGTTTGTGGAGGTGGCTCTGGAGAAATGGAAGAATCTTGACTTTTCCTCTGTGGCTCTAAAGACGATCGACTGCTGGGCTCTGCGCTACTGCCTGCAGTGCAGATCTGCCATGGCACATCTGAATCTCAGCAACTGCAACCTGACAGCAGGGAGACTGAAGCTGCTTGAGCCTGCTCTGTCACAACTCAACTGCAAGGAGCTGTG GCTGGATGTGGAGGACCTATCAGATGCAGATGATGTTGGTCGTCTGGGCTCAGCTCTGGGGGCAGGGAGAATCCTAAGGAGACTGAG agTGGACAACAGCCAGCTGTCAGATCAGAATGTACAGGATGTCCTATCTGCTCTAGAAAAACAGAAACTGGTGGGTTTAGTTCATCTCTCGGTGAAGAAGGTCAGCATTCTCACTGCAGAAATGCTGCTAAACCATCTACACAACGCCACAGCCACAGGCCTCATGAG CATGAAGGTTACAGGGCAGGAAGATGGTGTTTACTCGTCCCTCTTTGTGGAGAAGGACTCCCACTCTCTCAC tgtggggGTGGAACACCATGGCTCTGGTCTTTCTGTCACTACACCTCTATCTCAAACGGACAAGTCTGATTTGACGGAATTTCTTACCATTCTCCAGGG GCCAGAGCAGGCTGTGTGGGTGGAAGCACTGCTCTCTTCAGCAGCTCGGTCTAAGCAGGTAACAGAGATCAACCTGATGGGCCCTCTGCAGCCTGACCTCCTCTCCCGCATCATCAATACCTGCAGCAACCTAGAGGAgatcaa TGTATCAGTGAAGAAGTCTGAGGATTGGAgtctcatttcatctctctGCATCAGGAAAGACCCAAAAAACATGatcag gctaaCTGTTGGACTGAACACATCAGACATCCCCCCCTTGCCTCTGATGTCTCTCTCGTTCCCGACCTCCAACCTGCAATACTTCCTGACCATCTTTAATCCGGAGACAACCGCCAAACACca GAGTGGGAACGTTGTGGATGATCTGGTCTCCACCCTGTGCCTGGAGGATGTGGAGCTGAAGGATGTGGAGCTGTGGATAACCTGA